Proteins co-encoded in one Mastacembelus armatus chromosome 24, fMasArm1.2, whole genome shotgun sequence genomic window:
- the LOC113136893 gene encoding sterile alpha motif domain-containing protein 12-like, translating to MGLSKRVSSWSVEEVLEWMQKRYPAHMSTLQKAIIKHAISGRALLRLKDHHLEVLGVVAEEQQQEISQDLLLLRVQEEIDELGDICSECFSP from the exons ATGGGCCTGTCGAAGCGTGTGTCGTCCTGGTCGGTGGAGGAAGTGTTGGAGTGGATGCAGAAACGGTATCCAGCCCACATGAGCACACTCCAAAAAGCCATCATTAAACACGCTATATCAG GCCGTGCATTGCTGAGATTAAAAGATCATCATCTGGAGGTTCTCGGGGTGGTagctgaggagcagcagcaggaaatttCACAGGACCTCCTTCTTCTCAGAGTTCAGGAAGAAATCGATGAACTCGGTGACATCTGCTCTG AGTGTTTTTCACCATAA